A genomic region of Runella rosea contains the following coding sequences:
- a CDS encoding VanZ family protein: MIQQLTKIVLKPHLAIVWTLVILGLCSLPSDEMPKDLGWDKLHHFGSFGILGALWYWAKPRPIWVIVGGIAYGFFIEVWQHVLPIGRTFDLYDALADALGVIVAIPIAEWFQKTFFLSGDSRRSL; the protein is encoded by the coding sequence ATGATTCAACAACTAACAAAAATCGTATTAAAGCCCCATCTTGCCATCGTTTGGACGTTGGTGATTTTGGGGCTTTGTTCTTTACCGAGTGACGAGATGCCCAAAGATTTAGGTTGGGATAAATTACATCATTTCGGCTCTTTTGGAATCTTGGGTGCACTTTGGTATTGGGCCAAGCCTCGGCCCATTTGGGTAATTGTCGGAGGGATAGCTTACGGCTTTTTTATTGAAGTATGGCAGCATGTATTGCCCATTGGCCGTACGTTTGACCTTTACGACGCCCTTGCCGATGCCCTTGGGGTAATCGTGGCCATTCCGATTGCCGAATGGTTTCAAAAGACATTTTTTTTATCTGGTGATTCGCGTCGCTCACTCTGA
- a CDS encoding GNAT family N-acetyltransferase, with the protein MPFLETQRLYLRLFQESDAHDLFRIESNPEVMAFIRKPVTELSQSLGRIRQEAIYAAANEGLGLFACFEKATDTYIGLVKIKHIEDTDDIEVGYAFLPEAWGKGYATEITQKAIEYLQQNFKGRKIVAFVQDENTSSKHVLEKVGMNKVDAGYEGRADAVVFELG; encoded by the coding sequence ATGCCTTTTTTAGAAACTCAACGTCTTTATCTTCGCCTTTTTCAAGAAAGTGATGCCCATGATTTGTTCCGCATCGAGAGCAATCCCGAAGTGATGGCATTCATTCGAAAGCCCGTTACGGAACTTTCTCAAAGTTTGGGGAGAATCCGACAAGAAGCCATTTATGCCGCCGCCAACGAAGGACTGGGGCTTTTTGCGTGTTTTGAAAAAGCGACCGATACGTATATTGGGCTCGTCAAAATCAAACACATTGAAGATACCGATGATATTGAAGTAGGCTACGCTTTTTTGCCCGAGGCATGGGGCAAAGGCTACGCCACTGAAATTACCCAAAAGGCCATTGAGTACCTACAACAAAACTTTAAAGGGAGAAAAATCGTGGCTTTTGTACAGGATGAAAATACCTCTTCCAAACACGTTTTGGAGAAAGTAGGAATGAACAAAGTGGATGCAGGATATGAAGGCCGAGCAGATGCGGTGGTGTTTGAGTTAGGGTAA
- a CDS encoding type II toxin-antitoxin system VapC family toxin, which yields MNYLLNTNVFIILIEENFDRLSQVQREVISNSESIFWLSESSLYEIAIKVRLEKSDFSHIKISTIEKDRQRLNIRLLKPKVLHYLNIPEVPKVYVSPSKLHVDPFDLLIISQALIENLPILSTDRYFPEYEGLQVVN from the coding sequence ATGAATTATTTGCTGAACACAAATGTCTTCATTATTCTTATAGAAGAAAATTTTGACAGACTTAGCCAAGTTCAGAGAGAAGTAATATCAAATTCTGAAAGTATATTTTGGCTTTCTGAATCAAGTTTGTACGAAATTGCAATCAAAGTCAGGTTGGAAAAATCTGATTTTTCTCACATTAAAATTTCTACGATTGAGAAAGACAGACAGCGATTAAACATTCGCTTGTTAAAACCTAAAGTACTTCATTATTTGAATATTCCCGAAGTTCCCAAAGTGTATGTGAGTCCCTCCAAATTACACGTCGACCCATTCGACTTATTGATTATCTCACAGGCACTTATCGAAAACCTCCCTATCCTTTCAACCGACCGCTATTTCCCAGAATATGAAGGGCTCCAAGTGGTTAATTAA
- a CDS encoding TIGR02757 family protein, with protein sequence MTDYVAELLEQKVAQYNRPDFIPNDPVSIPHQFSRRQDIEIMGFWAAVLAWGQRKTIINKCNELIQLMDGAPYDFIKNHQDSDLKRFLQFKHRTFNATDTLYFLHFFKEYYQRHDSLESAFSQALTPDASHVEKGLAAFHELFFSLEDFPERTRKHIATPIRKSSCKRLNMFLRWMVRQDDKGVDFGLWTTIKPSQLICPCDVHVDRVARKLGLIQRPTTDWLTALQLTENLKQLDPNDPVKYDFALFGLGVEGEM encoded by the coding sequence ATGACCGATTATGTTGCTGAGTTATTGGAACAAAAAGTAGCTCAATACAACCGTCCTGATTTTATTCCCAACGACCCCGTCAGCATTCCACACCAATTTTCGCGCCGACAAGACATTGAAATTATGGGTTTTTGGGCAGCGGTCTTGGCTTGGGGACAGCGCAAAACCATCATCAACAAGTGCAATGAGCTGATTCAGCTGATGGATGGTGCGCCGTATGACTTCATCAAAAACCATCAAGATTCCGATTTAAAGCGCTTTCTTCAATTTAAACACCGCACCTTCAACGCGACGGATACGCTGTACTTTCTTCATTTTTTTAAGGAATATTATCAACGGCACGATTCGTTGGAAAGTGCCTTTTCGCAGGCCTTGACCCCTGATGCTTCGCACGTAGAAAAGGGCTTGGCGGCATTCCATGAGCTATTTTTTAGTTTAGAAGATTTCCCCGAGCGCACCCGCAAACACATTGCCACGCCCATCCGTAAATCGTCGTGCAAACGCCTGAATATGTTTTTGCGGTGGATGGTCCGGCAAGATGATAAAGGCGTAGATTTTGGCCTTTGGACGACCATCAAACCCTCCCAACTCATTTGTCCCTGCGATGTACACGTAGACCGCGTAGCGCGCAAACTCGGCCTCATTCAGCGCCCAACTACCGATTGGCTTACGGCGCTGCAACTCACCGAAAACCTAAAGCAATTGGACCCTAATGACCCCGTGAAGTATGATTTTGCATTGTTTGGACTAGGTGTGGAGGGGGAAATGTAG
- a CDS encoding AAA domain-containing protein produces MLTADVLKVYLRRLTNLSTRNRSLLLNTLPTEQFLDWKELDFVDGRAAFEVLKDVISQKKTIKLCQRLDSRSEKVNEISKRLTKLARTERFIEEERGSEDLYVAYPFVRGKLMDGTVIHAPLAFFPVTLQQQLSESAEGAVWKLHRRGEPAALNRSFLLAYGHFNQVKISEELLEKSLDELSRDPLVFRTELYELLKNSALEINFNQDLFQDTLQYFDGQSKPDLELLERNGELKLYPEAVLGIFPQTGSYLGPDYEALISEGADELAESEPFFFPIITPTPNSIKEEHTFTAFPQDGTQEAALRRIKQGESLVVQGPPGTGKSQLISNLMADFAARGKRVLLVCQKRVALDVVHQRLAQVGMSPFLALVHDFKNDRAALYGQLTAQIENVEAYQQQNYSLDSIVLERQFLQTSRNIEQAGKELGEFKTALFNSLDCGLSPKELYLTSDPTAPQIVMPHFKSFQFDDKLEVFLQKLRRYASYRKALGATHPWHNRVDFSQISFQETPKIDATIDEVISWNENLQTQTKGCLGEAITIDKALRIAHQKNALLQCAQWLEEENVWPLLKKWESGFFTKEIKKWIKNATEEIFRLSSEKRLGAEIDSSGLASFAVRLQNIITARGSLLKWAFYGDKPYFRSLAASYGLSLDLGDLYKLNDYLTNRVRGEQLLKEVGEKLEVSILTEQFERSVSNYKAFMISYGTAQEVFQQLGKNFEFLRKSVNEARSFQEVKKKIEALVALCEQTAQKYQAWGKYLTKDQINLLLESSTFQDELKQTLHRDFDLLTEADLLKSNFSPIEAEVCLALETQLALQKEDFIRLFQNSLRLAWLAHLEELYPILRAVSSLKISQLEQELQEGILQKQSLSREILLMQLREQTGKNVEFNRLQNRVTYRELHHQVTKKRKIWPVRKLMEQHAEEVFRLVPCWLASPETVSAVFPLTKGLFDLVIFDEASQCYSEYGIPSIYRAKQTVVVGDSKQLTPYDLYRVRYEGDNEEERAALEVESLLDLSKQFLPETMLQGHYRSRSLDLIDFSNQYFYKNKLQLLPHFEDINQQEPAIQFIKVAGIWENNRNLAEAEKVVELLNDLQRTHPNHSIGVVTFNLPQQQLIENLLLRPQDDNGAETHFLRLVAHSLFVKNIENVQGDERDIIIFSVGYAPDARGKLRAQFGSLNALGGENRLNVAITRAREKVFVVTGILPDELRVEDSLHEGPRLLKAYLQYALDVSEGRYSPQPFGSDKHRSEWLLKDQLMKSEKWQTKTQTETEPVPSTLHLTLPFADLTVKKDDRYEGLILTDDELYQQAVSAKESHAYLPLQLRAKGWSFERRWSREWWRKR; encoded by the coding sequence ATGCTGACCGCTGACGTTCTTAAAGTATACCTCCGTCGACTTACCAATCTTAGTACGCGCAACCGTTCGCTGTTATTAAATACGCTCCCTACCGAACAGTTTTTGGATTGGAAGGAACTGGATTTCGTAGATGGGCGCGCAGCATTTGAGGTACTCAAAGACGTCATTTCTCAAAAAAAGACGATAAAACTCTGTCAGCGTTTGGACAGTCGTTCCGAGAAAGTCAATGAAATCAGCAAGCGACTGACCAAACTGGCCCGCACCGAGCGGTTTATCGAAGAAGAGCGTGGCTCGGAAGATTTGTACGTGGCGTATCCGTTTGTGCGTGGCAAACTCATGGATGGTACGGTGATTCATGCACCGTTGGCGTTTTTCCCAGTTACGTTACAACAACAACTTTCTGAAAGTGCAGAAGGCGCTGTTTGGAAGCTTCATCGTCGTGGAGAGCCGGCGGCGCTCAATCGCAGTTTTTTGTTGGCCTACGGGCACTTCAATCAAGTTAAAATCTCGGAGGAATTACTCGAAAAAAGCCTCGACGAATTGAGCAGAGACCCGTTGGTGTTTCGGACCGAATTGTACGAATTGCTTAAAAACAGCGCGTTGGAAATCAACTTTAACCAAGACCTTTTTCAGGATACTCTTCAATACTTTGACGGACAATCCAAACCCGACCTTGAGTTGCTCGAGCGAAATGGCGAACTTAAACTCTATCCAGAAGCTGTTTTGGGTATTTTTCCCCAAACGGGCAGTTATTTAGGCCCTGACTATGAGGCGTTGATTAGCGAAGGGGCAGATGAGTTGGCAGAAAGTGAGCCTTTTTTCTTTCCCATTATCACTCCCACTCCTAATTCAATCAAAGAGGAGCATACGTTTACGGCTTTTCCGCAGGATGGTACGCAAGAAGCGGCGCTTCGGCGGATTAAGCAAGGGGAGTCGTTGGTGGTGCAAGGGCCGCCCGGTACTGGAAAATCGCAATTGATTTCTAACCTGATGGCCGATTTTGCCGCGCGTGGTAAGCGGGTTTTGTTGGTATGCCAAAAAAGGGTCGCCCTTGATGTCGTGCATCAGCGGTTGGCGCAGGTGGGCATGTCGCCTTTTCTGGCGTTGGTGCATGATTTCAAAAACGACCGTGCGGCGTTGTATGGGCAGCTAACCGCCCAAATTGAGAATGTTGAAGCGTACCAACAGCAAAATTACAGCTTGGACTCAATTGTGCTCGAACGGCAGTTTTTACAAACAAGTCGGAACATTGAACAGGCAGGAAAGGAGTTGGGAGAATTCAAAACAGCCCTTTTTAATTCATTGGATTGTGGACTTTCACCCAAAGAGTTATACTTGACGAGCGACCCAACGGCACCGCAGATTGTGATGCCGCATTTTAAATCGTTTCAGTTTGATGATAAATTAGAGGTGTTTTTGCAAAAATTGCGTCGATATGCGTCGTATCGGAAAGCATTGGGTGCGACTCATCCTTGGCATAACCGCGTAGATTTTTCTCAAATATCATTTCAGGAAACTCCTAAGATTGATGCGACCATTGATGAGGTAATCAGCTGGAATGAAAACCTGCAAACTCAAACCAAAGGGTGTTTGGGAGAAGCAATAACCATCGACAAAGCCCTGCGCATTGCGCACCAGAAAAACGCACTTCTGCAATGCGCTCAGTGGTTGGAAGAAGAAAATGTTTGGCCGCTATTGAAAAAATGGGAATCTGGCTTTTTTACGAAAGAAATAAAAAAATGGATTAAAAATGCGACGGAAGAAATTTTCAGATTGTCCTCTGAAAAACGGCTCGGAGCGGAAATAGATTCTAGTGGATTGGCTTCTTTTGCGGTCCGTTTACAAAACATTATTACGGCCCGTGGTTCATTGCTCAAATGGGCTTTTTACGGCGATAAACCCTATTTTCGGTCACTTGCCGCGTCTTACGGCCTGAGTTTGGATTTGGGAGATTTATACAAACTCAATGATTATTTGACTAACCGAGTTCGTGGGGAGCAACTCCTAAAAGAGGTAGGAGAGAAGCTGGAAGTGTCAATTTTGACCGAACAGTTTGAGCGGTCGGTGTCTAATTATAAGGCATTTATGATTTCCTATGGCACTGCGCAGGAGGTGTTCCAACAGCTTGGGAAAAACTTTGAATTTTTAAGAAAATCAGTAAATGAAGCAAGGTCGTTTCAGGAGGTAAAGAAGAAAATCGAGGCGTTGGTTGCGCTTTGTGAGCAAACCGCTCAGAAGTACCAAGCGTGGGGAAAATACCTGACCAAAGACCAGATAAATCTTTTGCTTGAAAGCTCAACTTTCCAAGACGAACTCAAGCAAACGCTGCACCGTGATTTTGATTTATTGACGGAAGCCGACCTCCTGAAAAGTAATTTTTCGCCTATTGAAGCGGAAGTTTGTCTAGCGTTGGAAACGCAATTGGCACTCCAAAAGGAAGATTTTATAAGACTGTTCCAGAATTCACTGCGTTTGGCTTGGTTGGCACATTTGGAGGAGCTTTATCCGATTTTGCGCGCGGTTTCTTCCTTAAAAATCAGTCAATTAGAGCAAGAGTTGCAGGAGGGTATTCTTCAAAAACAATCGTTGAGTCGGGAAATTTTGTTGATGCAACTGCGTGAACAAACGGGCAAAAATGTAGAGTTTAATCGGTTACAAAACCGCGTTACCTACCGTGAATTGCATCATCAGGTGACCAAAAAACGAAAGATTTGGCCCGTGCGCAAGCTCATGGAACAACACGCCGAAGAGGTATTTCGATTGGTTCCCTGTTGGTTAGCTTCTCCCGAGACGGTATCGGCGGTGTTTCCGCTGACCAAAGGCCTATTTGATTTAGTGATTTTTGACGAGGCTTCGCAATGCTATTCCGAATACGGCATTCCGTCCATCTACCGCGCCAAACAAACGGTGGTTGTGGGAGATAGTAAGCAGCTGACTCCTTATGATTTATACCGCGTCAGATACGAAGGGGATAATGAGGAAGAACGAGCGGCATTGGAAGTGGAATCACTCCTCGATTTGTCGAAACAGTTCTTGCCCGAAACAATGTTACAAGGGCACTACAGGAGCCGTTCGTTGGATTTGATCGATTTTTCGAACCAATATTTTTATAAAAATAAACTACAGCTATTGCCTCATTTTGAGGATATTAATCAGCAAGAGCCTGCTATTCAGTTTATTAAAGTAGCAGGAATTTGGGAAAACAATCGAAACCTTGCGGAAGCCGAAAAAGTGGTAGAATTATTGAATGATTTACAGCGTACGCACCCAAATCATTCCATCGGAGTCGTTACGTTTAATCTTCCGCAACAACAATTGATTGAAAATCTTCTTCTCAGGCCTCAAGATGACAATGGCGCTGAGACCCACTTTTTACGGCTCGTAGCTCATTCTCTTTTTGTCAAAAATATCGAAAATGTACAAGGAGATGAGCGGGATATTATCATCTTTTCGGTAGGATATGCACCCGATGCCCGTGGTAAATTACGGGCGCAATTTGGCAGTTTAAACGCCCTCGGTGGTGAAAACCGCCTCAATGTGGCCATTACCCGCGCCCGCGAAAAAGTCTTTGTCGTTACTGGTATTTTGCCCGACGAATTGAGAGTGGAAGACAGCCTGCACGAAGGTCCAAGGTTGCTCAAAGCCTATTTACAATACGCCTTGGATGTATCGGAAGGGCGGTATTCGCCTCAGCCGTTTGGTTCAGATAAGCATCGTTCAGAATGGTTATTAAAAGACCAGTTGATGAAAAGTGAAAAATGGCAAACAAAAACGCAGACAGAAACAGAACCTGTGCCTTCGACGCTGCATTTAACCCTCCCTTTTGCCGACCTGACTGTCAAAAAAGACGACCGCTACGAAGGACTCATTCTAACAGACGATGAGCTGTATCAACAAGCGGTTTCGGCCAAAGAATCTCACGCGTATTTGCCTTTACAGCTGCGCGCCAAAGGCTGGAGTTTCGAGCGGAGATGGAGCCGGGAGTGGTGGAGAAAACGATAA
- a CDS encoding Uma2 family endonuclease, with product MILSLHFPPKLRFSDEELVAFCLANPDLNVERDEKGEIHLMSPAHGLTSANNSEILAEVTIWNRKTKSGKVFDSSGGFFLPDTSMRAPDVAWVSIERWAALSKQEKHSFPCLAPDFIIELESDTDSLPKLKSKMKKWIANGVRLAWLISMSQQKTYIYWADGKVDKVAFSKKISGAEVLSGFEVVLSDIFEI from the coding sequence ATGATTCTCTCATTGCATTTTCCACCAAAACTACGCTTCTCTGATGAGGAGTTGGTGGCTTTTTGCCTTGCCAATCCAGATTTGAATGTTGAGCGCGACGAAAAAGGAGAAATACATCTAATGTCACCTGCCCACGGTCTTACAAGTGCTAATAACAGTGAAATTCTTGCTGAAGTAACTATTTGGAATCGGAAAACAAAGTCAGGTAAAGTATTTGATTCAAGCGGTGGTTTTTTTCTGCCTGATACCTCTATGCGCGCACCTGATGTAGCTTGGGTGAGTATAGAACGTTGGGCGGCATTGAGCAAACAAGAAAAGCACTCTTTTCCTTGTTTAGCCCCTGATTTTATTATTGAATTGGAGTCAGATACGGATAGCCTCCCTAAATTAAAATCCAAAATGAAAAAATGGATAGCCAATGGGGTGCGCTTGGCGTGGTTGATTTCGATGTCTCAGCAAAAAACGTACATTTATTGGGCTGATGGTAAAGTAGATAAAGTCGCTTTTTCCAAAAAAATATCAGGGGCAGAGGTTTTATCAGGATTTGAAGTTGTCCTCTCTGATATTTTTGAAATTTGA
- a CDS encoding LVIVD repeat-containing protein encodes MKKTLLLSLLSVVFLQWSCTDQCTETRKYKRFTAVTVSLAEMRQSVRTETARDLISPGKIYTKGNYLLINELKEGLHVVDNSNPSAPKMISFIKIPGNGDMAIRGNILYADSYADLVAFDISNPLDVREVGREKEVFLNGQFDGAWWSLNKSTGAINDQRVDIVTESVKVNCEDGNNGFWGGRVVFDMAFQNSASSGSSANPAAQGQAGSMARFALYDKYLYTVGQNDMQLFDISVPQKPAFSSKINLGWGIETIFPYRDKLFIGSTTGMFIYDNKNPEKPEQLSVFQHAMSCDPVAVTDNRAYVTLRSGTQCNRGLNQLDVVDITDLRAPRLLKSYPMQNPHGLGVDYPNVYVCEGIHGLKTLNVANDFDVKQLQHLTGMDAYDVIPLSNKTLLMIGKDGLYQFDISNPSNLRQLSKIPVKRVAI; translated from the coding sequence ATGAAGAAAACACTTTTACTCTCTCTTCTTTCGGTTGTTTTTCTCCAATGGTCGTGTACTGACCAATGCACCGAAACCCGCAAATACAAACGTTTTACGGCCGTAACGGTCTCCTTGGCGGAGATGCGCCAAAGTGTTCGTACCGAAACGGCTCGTGATTTAATCAGTCCTGGTAAGATTTATACCAAAGGGAATTACCTGCTGATTAACGAACTCAAGGAAGGATTGCACGTGGTGGATAATTCAAATCCTTCGGCGCCCAAAATGATTTCCTTCATTAAAATCCCGGGCAATGGCGATATGGCCATTCGTGGCAATATTTTGTACGCCGATAGCTATGCAGATTTGGTAGCCTTTGATATTTCTAATCCGTTGGATGTCAGAGAAGTAGGTCGTGAGAAAGAGGTGTTTTTAAATGGGCAGTTTGACGGGGCGTGGTGGTCTTTGAATAAAAGTACGGGCGCCATCAATGACCAACGGGTTGACATTGTGACCGAAAGTGTGAAAGTCAATTGTGAAGATGGAAATAACGGTTTTTGGGGTGGTAGGGTGGTTTTTGACATGGCATTCCAAAATTCTGCTTCAAGCGGTAGCAGTGCCAATCCCGCCGCACAGGGGCAGGCAGGCTCAATGGCGCGGTTTGCATTGTATGATAAGTATTTATACACCGTTGGGCAGAATGACATGCAATTGTTTGACATCAGTGTACCCCAAAAACCAGCTTTCAGTTCCAAAATTAATTTAGGTTGGGGCATTGAAACAATTTTTCCGTACCGGGATAAATTGTTTATCGGCTCCACCACGGGAATGTTTATTTATGACAATAAAAATCCCGAAAAACCCGAACAACTTTCAGTATTTCAACATGCGATGTCGTGCGACCCCGTGGCCGTCACCGACAATCGGGCGTACGTTACGCTACGTTCTGGCACCCAGTGTAACCGTGGCCTGAACCAGCTTGATGTGGTTGATATTACGGATTTGCGGGCTCCGCGTTTGCTCAAATCATACCCGATGCAAAATCCACACGGGTTGGGTGTTGATTATCCCAATGTGTATGTTTGCGAAGGAATTCACGGGCTTAAAACGTTGAACGTAGCCAATGATTTTGACGTAAAACAGCTCCAACACCTGACTGGTATGGACGCCTACGACGTGATTCCGCTTTCCAACAAAACGCTGTTGATGATTGGTAAAGATGGCTTGTATCAGTTTGATATTTCCAATCCGTCGAACCTGCGCCAATTGAGTAAGATTCCCGTAAAACGCGTAGCGATTTAA
- the rnc gene encoding ribonuclease III — protein sequence MSPEKKFRKAVELIIGEKPSNMEVYQLAFRHTSASKETNIKGFRESNERLEFLGDSVLGMVIAEYLFKKFPYKDEGFLTEIRSRIVNRETLNGIARKIGLDRLIEFDGNRKGMPPNSSMYGDALEALVGAVYLDKGFRFTRKFITKELLTHYDLDALINNNANFKSRLIEWAQREGKEVRFMIVEEKGSRHFREFISQVILNGEVFAQGSGYSKKKAEQSAAEKACEQLELK from the coding sequence ATGTCCCCCGAAAAGAAATTTAGAAAGGCCGTAGAACTTATCATCGGCGAAAAACCTTCGAATATGGAGGTTTATCAGCTTGCTTTTCGCCATACTTCAGCATCTAAGGAAACCAATATCAAGGGTTTTAGAGAATCGAACGAACGTTTGGAGTTTCTGGGCGACTCGGTATTGGGCATGGTCATTGCCGAATACCTCTTCAAAAAATTCCCGTACAAAGACGAAGGCTTCCTCACCGAAATCCGCTCACGTATCGTTAACCGTGAAACCCTCAACGGCATTGCCCGTAAAATTGGCCTCGACCGTTTGATTGAATTTGACGGCAACCGTAAAGGCATGCCTCCCAATTCTTCCATGTACGGCGACGCCCTCGAAGCCCTCGTGGGAGCCGTTTATTTGGATAAAGGCTTCCGTTTTACCCGTAAGTTTATTACCAAAGAGCTTCTCACGCACTACGACCTCGACGCGCTTATCAACAACAACGCCAACTTCAAAAGCCGCCTCATCGAATGGGCGCAGCGCGAAGGAAAAGAAGTTCGTTTTATGATTGTAGAAGAAAAAGGGAGCCGTCACTTCCGCGAATTTATCTCGCAAGTAATACTGAACGGTGAAGTTTTTGCCCAAGGCAGCGGCTATTCCAAGAAAAAAGCGGAGCAATCAGCGGCAGAGAAAGCCTGCGAGCAGTTGGAGTTAAAATAG
- the fabF gene encoding beta-ketoacyl-ACP synthase II — MILKRVVVTGMGALTPIGNTLSEYKEGLFSGTSGAGPITRFDATKFKTRFACEVKGLDMAQFIPRQEARKMDLFTQFAVVVGEEAVRDSGLDLEKVNLDRAGIIWGSGIGGLKTFEEEVLSFGSGDGTPRFNPFFIPKMIADSASGILSMRMGFRGPTYVTVSACASSNNAMIDAFNYIRLGKIDFCLTGGSEAAVTQAGVGGFNSLKALSERNDDYLTASRPYDKDRDGFVLGEGGAGLILEEYEHALARGARIYAEVIGGGMSSDAYHITAPHPDGIGAYMCMKNALEDAEISPEDIDYINTHGTSTPIGDPQEIKAIERLFGEHAYKLNISSTKSMIGHLLGGAGAVEAVACILAIQHQLIPPTINHFTDDPEFSPRLNLTFNKPQSRTVNIALSNTFGFGGHNTCVIFRKM, encoded by the coding sequence ATGATTCTAAAACGAGTGGTAGTGACGGGCATGGGTGCTTTGACGCCCATCGGAAACACACTGTCGGAATACAAAGAAGGGTTGTTTAGCGGCACCAGCGGAGCAGGGCCGATTACCCGATTTGATGCAACCAAATTCAAGACTCGCTTCGCGTGCGAAGTAAAAGGTCTGGATATGGCTCAATTTATTCCGCGTCAGGAAGCGCGTAAAATGGATCTTTTTACACAATTTGCTGTGGTGGTAGGGGAAGAGGCCGTTAGGGATAGCGGACTCGACCTAGAGAAAGTAAATCTCGACCGTGCGGGCATCATTTGGGGTTCAGGTATTGGTGGTTTAAAAACGTTTGAAGAAGAAGTCCTTTCGTTCGGTAGCGGCGACGGAACTCCTCGTTTTAACCCCTTCTTTATCCCTAAAATGATTGCCGACAGTGCCTCGGGAATTCTCTCGATGCGAATGGGCTTTCGTGGGCCTACCTACGTAACGGTGTCGGCCTGTGCTTCTTCCAACAACGCAATGATTGACGCATTCAATTACATCCGATTGGGCAAAATTGATTTTTGCTTAACGGGTGGGTCGGAAGCGGCCGTTACGCAAGCGGGTGTTGGAGGATTTAACTCGCTGAAAGCACTCTCTGAACGCAATGACGATTATTTAACGGCTTCGCGTCCTTACGACAAAGACCGGGATGGATTTGTACTCGGAGAAGGTGGTGCGGGCTTGATATTGGAAGAATACGAACATGCACTGGCACGCGGTGCTAGAATCTACGCCGAGGTAATCGGCGGAGGAATGTCTTCCGATGCTTATCACATTACGGCCCCTCATCCAGACGGAATCGGCGCTTACATGTGCATGAAAAATGCGCTCGAAGATGCCGAAATCTCGCCCGAAGACATTGATTACATCAATACCCACGGAACCTCCACTCCGATTGGGGATCCACAGGAAATAAAAGCGATTGAACGACTGTTTGGTGAGCATGCTTACAAACTAAACATCAGTTCGACAAAGTCCATGATTGGACACCTTTTGGGCGGTGCAGGAGCGGTAGAAGCGGTAGCCTGTATTCTGGCGATTCAACATCAACTGATTCCGCCAACGATTAATCACTTTACCGACGACCCAGAGTTCAGTCCTCGGTTAAATCTGACGTTCAACAAGCCCCAGTCGCGCACCGTCAATATTGCCTTAAGTAATACTTTTGGCTTTGGTGGGCACAACACCTGTGTTATTTTCCGTAAAATGTAA
- a CDS encoding acyl carrier protein encodes MSEIAEKVKKIIVDKLGVDESEVTEEASFTNDLGADSLDTVELIMEFEKEFNVSIPDDQAEHIGTVGQAIKYLEENVK; translated from the coding sequence ATGTCAGAGATTGCAGAAAAAGTAAAGAAAATTATCGTTGATAAACTAGGCGTAGATGAGTCAGAAGTGACCGAAGAAGCTAGCTTCACTAATGACCTCGGCGCTGATTCACTCGATACGGTAGAATTGATCATGGAATTCGAAAAAGAATTCAACGTTTCAATTCCTGATGACCAGGCTGAACACATCGGTACGGTAGGTCAAGCCATCAAATACCTCGAAGAAAACGTCAAGTAA
- the nadD gene encoding nicotinate (nicotinamide) nucleotide adenylyltransferase, whose product MKIGLFFGSFNPIHIGHLIIANTMATATDLEQVWFIVSPQNPFKKNKSLLHEFDRYDMVEKAIADNSKLKVNDVEFSMPKPSYTIDTLTKLQEKFPQHTFKLIIGEDNLGQFKNWKNYEAILQYYGLYVYPRPNVAAHEFADHPAVKFIPAPLLDISATYIRDCLRNNRSIRYMVPDVVEEMIKRKKFYI is encoded by the coding sequence ATGAAAATAGGACTATTCTTCGGCTCATTTAACCCTATACATATAGGCCACCTCATCATTGCCAATACCATGGCTACCGCCACTGACCTTGAACAGGTATGGTTTATTGTTTCGCCCCAAAATCCTTTCAAAAAGAACAAAAGTCTACTGCATGAATTTGACCGTTATGATATGGTTGAAAAAGCCATTGCCGACAATAGTAAACTGAAAGTAAATGATGTGGAGTTTTCGATGCCCAAACCTAGCTATACCATTGATACTCTGACGAAATTGCAGGAAAAATTTCCGCAGCACACCTTCAAACTCATTATTGGAGAGGATAATTTGGGGCAATTTAAAAACTGGAAAAATTACGAAGCGATTCTACAATATTATGGATTATACGTGTACCCGCGTCCCAATGTGGCCGCTCATGAATTTGCCGACCACCCCGCCGTTAAATTCATCCCTGCGCCGCTTTTGGATATATCGGCCACTTATATCCGTGATTGTCTAAGAAATAATCGTTCGATTCGCTACATGGTACCCGACGTTGTAGAAGAGATGATAAAAAGGAAGAAATTTTATATTTGA